The following proteins come from a genomic window of Leptospira bandrabouensis:
- the ahpF gene encoding alkyl hydroperoxide reductase subunit F produces the protein MLDESTKEQVKQYFERIKNPVQIQLYSGDHEKREELIEFLNDIVSLSSNLSLEISAAINDGLRFTILSEGKPTGIEFSGIPMGHEFTSLILAILQSGGNPIKLEEGILSTVSKLKENLHFETFISLDCHNCPEVVQTLNSFALVNPSISHNMIDGAMYPELVKEKNIQGVPAVFLNGKRFLSGKAEASIIFDKLLELYSLPETTENTTDLFKPSEIYDVTVIGGGPSGVTAAVYSARKGLKTLVIADRLGGQVKDTLGIENIISLPYTTGPELTNVLSEQLNKNQIKKKENVRVLKIEPGKLKTIHLNTGERIVTKTVILSTGAKWRELNVPGEKEFVGKGVAYCPHCDGPFFKDKDVAVVGGGNSGVEAALDLSGIVKSVTLIEFGDKLNADKVLLDKVAESPNIKTLVKAQTTEIQTNAEKVTGLTYKDRSSEKTETIPLDGVFVQIGLAPNSSFVKDLVETNRFGEILIDEKCKTSADGIFACGDVTNTPYKQIIIAMGEGAKAAISAFEYLLHAA, from the coding sequence ATGTTAGATGAATCAACAAAAGAACAAGTAAAACAATACTTTGAAAGAATCAAAAATCCAGTGCAGATACAATTGTATTCTGGAGACCATGAAAAACGTGAAGAATTGATTGAATTTCTAAATGATATTGTTTCTTTAAGTTCTAATCTTTCTTTGGAAATTTCTGCGGCTATCAATGATGGACTTCGATTTACCATTCTTTCCGAAGGAAAACCAACAGGGATTGAATTTTCTGGAATTCCCATGGGACATGAATTTACTTCGTTGATTTTGGCAATTCTTCAATCGGGTGGAAACCCAATCAAATTGGAAGAGGGAATTCTTTCCACAGTTTCTAAACTCAAAGAAAATTTACACTTTGAAACATTCATTTCGCTTGATTGTCATAACTGTCCTGAAGTCGTTCAAACTCTCAATAGTTTTGCTCTTGTGAATCCTTCTATTTCACATAACATGATTGATGGGGCTATGTATCCAGAGTTAGTAAAAGAGAAAAATATCCAAGGAGTTCCAGCGGTTTTTCTAAACGGGAAACGTTTTCTTTCCGGAAAAGCCGAAGCTTCAATTATTTTTGATAAACTTTTAGAGTTATATTCTTTACCCGAAACAACCGAAAATACAACTGATCTTTTTAAACCAAGTGAAATTTATGATGTAACAGTAATTGGTGGTGGTCCTTCGGGAGTGACAGCGGCAGTATATTCTGCAAGGAAAGGATTAAAAACTCTTGTCATTGCAGATAGGTTAGGTGGTCAAGTGAAAGATACTTTAGGTATTGAGAATATAATTTCCTTACCTTACACAACTGGCCCTGAGCTCACAAATGTTTTATCAGAACAACTAAATAAAAACCAAATCAAAAAGAAAGAAAACGTCCGTGTGTTAAAAATTGAACCTGGAAAATTAAAAACCATTCATTTGAATACAGGCGAACGTATTGTTACCAAAACTGTGATCTTGTCAACCGGGGCAAAGTGGAGAGAACTAAACGTTCCAGGTGAAAAAGAATTTGTTGGAAAAGGCGTGGCCTATTGTCCCCATTGCGATGGTCCTTTTTTTAAAGATAAGGATGTTGCTGTGGTGGGAGGAGGAAACTCAGGAGTTGAAGCGGCATTAGATCTAAGTGGAATCGTAAAGTCAGTGACTCTAATTGAATTTGGTGACAAACTAAATGCTGACAAAGTATTGTTGGATAAAGTGGCCGAGTCTCCCAATATCAAAACTTTAGTCAAAGCACAGACGACTGAAATTCAAACAAATGCTGAAAAAGTAACAGGGCTTACCTACAAGGATAGAAGTTCAGAAAAGACGGAAACCATTCCACTGGATGGGGTGTTTGTACAAATTGGACTTGCACCAAACAGTAGTTTTGTGAAAGATTTGGTGGAAACAAATCGTTTTGGCGAAATTTTAATAGATGAAAAATGTAAAACCAGTGCGGATGGAATCTTTGCTTGCGGGGATGTGACAAACACTCCTTATAAACAAATTATCATCGCAATGGGTGAGGGAGCAAAGGCTGCGATCAGCGCTTTCGAATATCTTTTACATGCGGCCTGA
- a CDS encoding PAS domain-containing protein has translation MRPPPPSLEKQILSAMEEVIFSATYPELEIIYISPSAETLTGYPIDYFTEKHENWKNLIHPDDRSIVETALISLNADDKIRIRYRIQTKNNKIKFVQCQGRLIRDENGKILRFDGIIADISELLSLQDIIKNETGEIKQLLLENNILFNGSQDSMFLIEVMDDDKFVIRRINAAYEKSTGINQSSIQGKTPIDLLGEELGRPVIKNYQNVLKAKTTITYEESIPMPAGTKIWTTALTPIEVDGKFKFIVGASKDITEQKRAENALKESNERYALILEVSSDGWFDWDFVTNSVIYSRRWWLEFGNDEKSENVPIDYWKSLIHPDDYDWVTEFLDNIMLSQRETFEFSFQMKKRKGNYAHVLSRCYIQRDSSGNKIRMVGSNSDLTETKKIEYTLRKAKEMAEAANMAKGNFLANMSHEIRTPLNGIIGFTELLLHSNLTEEQKESLQNIRLSGKSLLSLVNQILDFSKIDSGKMELELISTDLTDLVQSTVDLFKISAASKAIHLKLNLDSHLPKFVSLDPLRVRQVLSNLIGNAIKFTHEGEVIVSVKPIKQIEEFIDIEFSILDTGIGIDLNSKTKLFDSFSQADTSITRKYGGTGLGLTITSELIQKMNSQLHIESELGKGSKFSFILSLQVNATGSVSSNLFEEKNTTTDESVIVENDQLQSDILIVEDNDLNKKLLSKMLLKRYPCIHLRFATDGADAVRQFQLKIPDLIFMDLQMPIMDGYTATIEIRKLEKDTHKKTPIVALTAGAFFSVKDTAIESGMNDFLTKPISTADLYSTIEKWLLSGRM, from the coding sequence ATGCGTCCTCCTCCACCTTCACTGGAAAAACAAATTCTCTCCGCCATGGAGGAGGTAATATTTTCGGCGACCTATCCCGAATTAGAAATCATTTATATTAGTCCATCAGCAGAAACACTTACCGGATACCCGATAGATTATTTTACAGAAAAACATGAAAACTGGAAAAACTTAATCCACCCAGATGATAGATCCATTGTCGAAACCGCTTTAATTTCACTGAATGCTGATGATAAAATTCGCATTCGTTATCGAATCCAGACAAAAAACAACAAAATTAAATTTGTTCAATGCCAAGGTAGATTGATTCGAGACGAAAATGGAAAAATCTTACGGTTCGACGGAATCATTGCAGACATTTCTGAATTACTTTCCCTACAAGATATTATCAAAAATGAAACAGGCGAAATTAAACAGTTGTTACTTGAAAACAATATTCTGTTTAATGGAAGCCAAGATTCAATGTTCCTAATTGAGGTTATGGATGATGACAAATTTGTAATTAGGCGTATCAATGCTGCTTACGAAAAATCTACTGGCATAAACCAATCATCAATACAAGGAAAAACACCAATAGATCTGTTAGGTGAAGAATTAGGCAGACCAGTTATTAAAAACTACCAAAATGTTTTAAAAGCGAAAACCACAATTACCTACGAAGAAAGCATTCCTATGCCAGCGGGAACAAAAATCTGGACCACTGCCCTTACTCCGATTGAAGTAGACGGAAAATTCAAATTCATTGTGGGAGCAAGTAAGGATATTACCGAACAGAAACGAGCCGAAAATGCTCTCAAGGAATCTAACGAACGATATGCTTTGATTCTAGAAGTAAGCTCCGATGGTTGGTTTGATTGGGATTTTGTTACCAACTCAGTCATCTACTCGAGAAGATGGTGGTTAGAATTTGGTAATGATGAAAAATCAGAAAATGTCCCCATTGATTATTGGAAAAGTTTGATTCATCCTGATGATTATGATTGGGTTACTGAATTTTTAGATAACATCATGCTCTCACAGAGGGAAACTTTTGAGTTTAGTTTCCAAATGAAAAAAAGAAAAGGGAATTATGCCCATGTTCTCTCAAGATGTTATATCCAAAGAGATTCTTCTGGAAATAAAATTAGAATGGTTGGTTCCAATTCTGACCTAACTGAAACCAAAAAAATAGAATATACACTTAGAAAAGCAAAAGAAATGGCAGAAGCTGCCAATATGGCAAAAGGAAACTTTTTAGCCAACATGAGTCACGAAATAAGGACCCCACTCAATGGAATTATTGGCTTCACAGAACTTTTGTTACACTCCAATCTTACCGAAGAACAAAAGGAATCATTACAGAATATCCGCCTTTCAGGAAAAAGTTTATTATCATTAGTGAATCAAATTCTTGATTTTTCTAAAATCGACTCCGGCAAAATGGAACTGGAATTGATAAGCACGGATTTAACTGATTTGGTACAATCAACTGTTGATCTCTTTAAAATTTCAGCTGCATCCAAGGCCATTCATTTAAAACTAAATTTAGATTCTCACTTACCAAAATTTGTTTCTTTAGACCCATTGCGGGTCAGACAAGTGCTTTCCAATTTAATTGGTAATGCTATTAAATTTACTCACGAAGGAGAAGTCATTGTTTCTGTAAAACCAATTAAACAAATTGAAGAATTCATAGACATTGAATTTTCAATATTGGACACAGGAATTGGAATTGATCTAAACTCAAAAACAAAGTTATTCGATTCCTTTTCCCAAGCGGATACATCCATCACTCGTAAATATGGTGGAACTGGACTTGGCCTAACAATCACAAGTGAACTGATTCAAAAAATGAATTCTCAACTTCATATCGAAAGTGAGCTTGGGAAAGGAAGTAAATTCAGTTTTATATTATCATTGCAAGTTAATGCAACGGGTTCAGTATCTTCCAACTTATTCGAAGAAAAAAACACTACCACAGATGAATCGGTAATCGTGGAAAACGATCAATTACAAAGCGATATTTTAATTGTAGAAGATAATGATTTAAACAAAAAACTATTATCAAAAATGTTATTAAAAAGATATCCATGTATTCACTTGCGATTTGCTACTGATGGAGCCGATGCAGTAAGACAATTCCAATTAAAAATCCCAGATTTAATATTTATGGATTTACAAATGCCAATTATGGATGGTTATACGGCAACCATCGAAATTAGAAAACTAGAAAAAGATACTCACAAAAAAACACCTATCGTTGCACTTACGGCAGGAGCATTTTTTTCAGTAAAAGATACAGCGATAGAATCGGGTATGAATGATTTTCTCACCAAACCGATATCTACCGCAGATCTTTATTCTACCATTGAAAAATGGCTGTTATCAGGCCGCATGTAA